A region of Candidatus Aramenus sp. CH1 DNA encodes the following proteins:
- a CDS encoding TldD/PmbA family protein, with protein sequence MHELLAEAEREGASFADLRYYKVKEVSLVVSESRKYVPVNGVEEGYSLRVLYNGNWGYSSFVSGGKEMVKNAIDSAVGDSRANIVFLPSKKDEVKVKERKPLTKSIEEVAKDLSMLKDELMRDQRVKSVNVRYYNDVFHKEYFSSEEREIIQEYSLSGIYVTVIAREADRVASAFIGKSTTLGYPLEVFDANEVVSTIRRRIENQLKGVIPKAGTYETVLAPDVVGVFSHEALGHLAEADLATNGILEPLKGKRIAPEFVSVSDSPSLPYDMAIGITPYDDEGVEGREVKIIEKGVVKEFMTDRYYSAYLGQKPTGNARAESFRTPVLIRMRNTFMYPGDWKLDEMVKEVKEGYLLSSPLGGQTSPDGSFQFGIQEGYRIENGEVKEPLRNVGISGYTLETLNSISAVSKEFDVWPGFCGKGGQSVPVGTGGPYIKVKIKVGGVA encoded by the coding sequence ATGCATGAGCTATTGGCAGAGGCAGAGAGAGAAGGAGCGTCGTTCGCCGACTTGAGGTATTACAAGGTAAAGGAGGTATCCCTAGTTGTGAGTGAGAGCAGGAAGTACGTCCCAGTTAACGGGGTAGAGGAGGGATACTCTCTAAGGGTACTCTACAACGGTAACTGGGGCTACTCCAGCTTTGTGTCTGGGGGGAAGGAGATGGTTAAGAACGCGATCGACAGCGCGGTCGGGGACTCAAGGGCCAACATAGTCTTCCTGCCTTCAAAGAAGGACGAGGTCAAGGTAAAGGAGAGGAAGCCCCTGACTAAGTCAATAGAGGAAGTGGCGAAGGACTTGTCTATGCTGAAGGATGAGCTGATGAGGGACCAGAGGGTGAAGTCGGTCAACGTAAGGTACTACAATGACGTTTTCCACAAGGAGTACTTCAGTAGCGAGGAGAGGGAGATCATCCAGGAGTACTCCCTTTCCGGGATATACGTGACGGTAATAGCTAGGGAGGCAGACAGGGTTGCCTCAGCCTTTATTGGTAAGTCCACTACCTTGGGCTACCCGCTGGAGGTGTTTGACGCCAACGAGGTCGTCTCCACGATTAGGAGGAGGATTGAGAACCAGCTGAAGGGAGTCATCCCCAAGGCCGGGACTTACGAGACAGTCCTCGCCCCAGATGTAGTAGGGGTCTTCTCCCACGAGGCTCTAGGCCACTTAGCTGAGGCAGACTTGGCGACAAACGGGATACTGGAGCCCTTAAAGGGAAAGAGGATAGCCCCAGAGTTCGTCAGCGTCTCCGACTCCCCTTCCCTCCCCTACGATATGGCAATTGGGATCACCCCATACGACGATGAGGGAGTGGAGGGCAGAGAGGTGAAAATCATAGAAAAGGGGGTAGTTAAGGAGTTCATGACTGATAGGTATTACTCCGCCTATCTGGGACAGAAGCCCACGGGAAACGCTAGGGCCGAGAGCTTCAGGACACCAGTGCTAATTAGGATGAGGAATACCTTCATGTACCCGGGCGACTGGAAACTGGATGAGATGGTCAAGGAAGTGAAGGAGGGGTACCTCTTGTCCTCCCCCTTGGGCGGTCAGACAAGCCCAGACGGCTCTTTCCAGTTTGGGATACAGGAGGGGTATAGGATAGAGAACGGGGAGGTAAAGGAGCCCCTTAGAAACGTTGGTATCTCCGGCTACACCTTAGAGACGCTCAACAGCATATCGGCGGTATCTAAGGAGTTCGACGTTTGGCCAGGCTTCTGCGGTAAAGGTGGACAAAGCGTCCCCGTGGGCACTGGTGGCCCGTACATTAAGGTAAAGATAAAGGTGGGAGGAGTTGCTTGA
- a CDS encoding CopG family ribbon-helix-helix protein — translation MNVEKLSVSLPKELVQELNKFMEKNAIGDRSKIFQIALRNFLDENEKDNAVVYGIINVVYDEHEASWDFLELQHEYLDKIISTMHLHLNERDCMEAIAVRGTRSELVNLNSKLSQIRGVKKSRLLISYEVR, via the coding sequence ATGAACGTTGAAAAACTTAGTGTGTCACTGCCAAAAGAGCTGGTACAAGAGCTGAATAAGTTCATGGAGAAGAATGCGATAGGGGATAGGTCAAAGATCTTCCAAATAGCGTTGAGGAACTTCCTGGACGAGAACGAAAAGGACAATGCGGTGGTATACGGTATAATAAATGTGGTGTACGACGAGCACGAAGCCTCCTGGGACTTCCTAGAACTCCAGCACGAGTACCTAGACAAAATAATCTCCACTATGCACCTCCACTTGAATGAGAGGGACTGCATGGAGGCGATAGCTGTAAGGGGAACTAGGAGCGAACTTGTAAATCTTAACTCGAAGCTTTCACAAATAAGAGGCGTTAAAAAGTCCAGGCTACTTATTTCTTATGAGGTAAGATGA
- a CDS encoding homoserine dehydrogenase, which yields MRLMLVGYGNVGKAFRKLLHEKKVNATISAIVTSRGAMFRDAEEFVTEKRLTALEALEEVKPNVVVDMSVANYRDGEPSLSLYLRALSQGIHVVTTNKSPLALKFQEIMDTAKRHNAKVGFQATVMSGTPSINLARVMPYVQTIRLRGILNGTTNYILTKMHEGLSYEEALKEAQAKGYAEANPELDVNGFDAAAKLAILANVYLKSRVTINYVKFTGIKGITKEDIERAKRENSKVKLVAYADRNLIKVSPEMIRQGDELYSVDGVNNALQVETDVQKVTIIGPGAGPLNAAYGALSDLSLIINGAELL from the coding sequence TTGAGGCTAATGCTCGTGGGATATGGTAACGTGGGAAAGGCGTTTCGGAAGTTGTTACACGAGAAAAAGGTAAACGCAACAATTTCGGCCATAGTTACTAGTAGGGGGGCTATGTTTAGGGACGCGGAGGAGTTTGTGACGGAGAAGAGATTAACCGCATTAGAAGCTTTGGAGGAGGTAAAGCCTAACGTAGTGGTGGACATGAGCGTGGCCAACTACAGGGACGGAGAGCCGTCGCTTAGCTTGTACTTGAGGGCGTTAAGCCAAGGAATACATGTGGTCACCACCAACAAGTCTCCCTTGGCCTTGAAGTTCCAGGAGATAATGGACACCGCTAAAAGACATAATGCTAAGGTGGGCTTTCAAGCGACTGTCATGAGCGGAACGCCCTCAATAAACTTAGCGAGGGTCATGCCCTACGTGCAGACAATAAGGCTTAGGGGGATACTCAACGGGACCACCAACTATATATTGACCAAAATGCACGAGGGGCTTAGCTACGAGGAGGCATTAAAAGAGGCACAGGCAAAGGGATATGCGGAAGCGAATCCAGAGCTGGACGTTAACGGTTTCGACGCTGCAGCGAAGCTAGCAATTCTTGCTAACGTGTACTTGAAGTCCAGGGTAACAATTAACTACGTGAAGTTCACTGGCATTAAGGGGATAACTAAAGAGGACATAGAAAGGGCTAAGAGGGAAAACTCAAAGGTAAAGCTAGTGGCCTATGCAGACAGGAACCTAATCAAGGTTAGTCCAGAGATGATTAGGCAAGGGGACGAGCTATACAGCGTCGATGGGGTGAACAACGCACTCCAAGTGGAGACTGATGTCCAGAAGGTCACTATTATCGGACCTGGAGCAGGTCCGTTAAACGCCGCCTACGGAGCCCTTAGCGACCTATCCTTGATAATCAACGGGGCTGAACTACTGTAA
- the cyoE gene encoding heme o synthase yields the protein MALGFTPKLIYYAKLSKPRIIWLLDLAALAGAFLAGRILPLDLAAVLIGGTLASGGSMIVNEGIEIEKDKVMKRTSRRPTVMGYVNKKEAIVVGSIMLLLGTAIGLIANPLTSFFILLGGLIYILVYTVWLKPRSPINIVIGGFAGSAAAWAGYAAMVDKFDLASFLLGFLIFMWTPGHFWSLALKYKEDYAKAGIPMLPVIMPENFSAKMIAISNALMIPFALGLYFYLGTTYLIVSAVMSTVLMYFSVRLVRNPNAEEAWTSFKVSSPYLAVLLITIIILKLMSII from the coding sequence ATGGCTCTGGGTTTTACGCCAAAGTTAATCTATTATGCGAAGTTAAGTAAGCCTAGAATAATATGGCTACTAGACTTAGCAGCTCTGGCAGGTGCATTCCTAGCTGGTAGAATTTTACCGTTGGACCTCGCAGCAGTTTTGATAGGGGGTACACTAGCTTCAGGGGGATCGATGATCGTAAACGAGGGAATAGAAATAGAGAAGGACAAGGTAATGAAGAGGACTTCGAGGAGACCTACAGTAATGGGCTATGTGAATAAAAAGGAGGCAATAGTGGTAGGTTCAATCATGTTGCTTTTAGGTACGGCTATTGGGCTAATAGCCAACCCTCTGACTTCGTTCTTCATTCTACTGGGAGGGCTAATCTACATCCTGGTTTACACAGTTTGGCTAAAGCCTAGATCTCCCATTAACATAGTTATTGGAGGATTTGCGGGAAGCGCTGCAGCGTGGGCAGGGTACGCAGCCATGGTAGACAAGTTTGACCTCGCTTCCTTCCTACTGGGCTTCCTTATATTTATGTGGACTCCAGGGCACTTCTGGTCCCTTGCCCTAAAGTATAAGGAGGACTACGCAAAAGCTGGAATACCGATGCTCCCTGTAATTATGCCGGAGAACTTCTCAGCCAAGATGATAGCCATCTCGAATGCCTTAATGATACCCTTCGCTCTGGGCTTGTACTTTTACCTTGGAACTACCTACTTAATTGTGTCCGCTGTTATGTCCACAGTACTCATGTACTTTAGCGTTAGACTCGTGAGGAATCCAAATGCCGAGGAGGCGTGGACTTCGTTTAAGGTTTCCTCCCCATACTTGGCCGTCCTCCTTATAACTATCATAATCCTCAAGCTAATGAGTATTATTTAG
- a CDS encoding enoyl-CoA hydratase-related protein produces METVDIKKDNGIGWIFLNRSDRLNAINMDMIQELWITIKNYEEDNEVKVILITGRGKAFSAGADISQFKELTPTGAWVFAKKGRELMDYIERVPKPTIAMINGYALGGGLELAMACDFRIASEDAMLGLPEINLGIYPGFGGTQRLVRLVGKTKALEMMMTGDRITAQEAERIGLLNKVVPKEKLEEETIKFAQKLMEKSPIILSILKSVVLYGNDAPLLDGLNMESLGWGFVFSTNDQKEGVNAFLEKRKPNFQGK; encoded by the coding sequence ATGGAGACCGTAGATATCAAAAAAGACAATGGCATTGGATGGATTTTTCTAAACAGGTCTGATAGGTTAAACGCGATAAATATGGACATGATTCAAGAATTATGGATAACAATTAAAAACTATGAAGAAGACAACGAGGTAAAGGTCATACTGATTACCGGGAGGGGAAAGGCGTTCTCAGCAGGCGCAGACATTTCCCAGTTCAAGGAACTCACGCCAACTGGAGCGTGGGTGTTTGCCAAGAAGGGCAGAGAACTTATGGACTACATAGAGAGGGTACCAAAGCCCACCATTGCCATGATAAACGGCTACGCTCTGGGAGGTGGACTGGAACTTGCGATGGCCTGCGACTTCAGGATTGCCTCAGAGGACGCAATGCTCGGCCTCCCTGAGATAAACTTGGGCATATACCCCGGATTTGGAGGGACGCAGAGATTGGTGAGACTCGTTGGGAAGACAAAGGCCTTGGAAATGATGATGACAGGCGACAGGATAACCGCACAAGAGGCAGAGAGGATTGGTCTGCTCAACAAGGTAGTCCCAAAGGAAAAACTTGAGGAGGAAACGATTAAGTTCGCCCAGAAATTAATGGAGAAGTCTCCCATAATACTCTCGATACTGAAGAGCGTTGTGCTGTATGGTAACGACGCCCCCCTATTGGACGGCTTAAACATGGAGAGCTTGGGGTGGGGATTCGTGTTCTCCACCAACGACCAGAAGGAGGGGGTAAACGCGTTTTTGGAGAAGAGGAAGCCCAACTTTCAAGGCAAGTGA
- the amrS gene encoding AmmeMemoRadiSam system radical SAM enzyme gives MSKEATLYRKENGRVRCLACARRCLIGEGQTGFCGVRTVRNGKLYLDVYGKVAAAHVDPIEKKPLVHFNPGSKVFSFSTYGCNWMCMYCQNYDISQRRKAEGTELTPEEIVEMAISYESEGITYTYNEPAIFAEFAHDVGVIARKKGLFNTMVTNGYWTPELVGYVTEFLDAATVDFKGNGEPKFMKRYTGASGPEPILETIEDLHKRGIHVEITDLIVPQIGDSLEYAKVLLKKIYDILGPDVPIHFLRFHPDYKLNYLPWTPVETLEAHYKLAKEMGFKFPYIGNVPGHPFENTYCPNCGRMVIRRYGFQILEWYLTDDMRCKYCGYRLPIKGKLSKHAFDDRFEPVFI, from the coding sequence ATGAGCAAGGAAGCAACTCTGTATAGAAAAGAGAACGGCAGAGTTAGGTGCTTAGCCTGCGCTAGGAGGTGCCTTATAGGCGAGGGACAAACTGGCTTCTGCGGAGTGAGGACTGTGAGAAACGGAAAGCTCTACTTAGACGTTTACGGAAAGGTGGCAGCGGCCCACGTGGACCCAATAGAGAAGAAGCCTTTAGTCCACTTCAACCCTGGGTCCAAAGTATTCTCTTTCTCCACCTATGGGTGTAACTGGATGTGCATGTACTGCCAGAACTACGACATAAGCCAAAGGAGAAAGGCTGAGGGAACCGAACTAACCCCAGAGGAAATAGTGGAGATGGCGATATCCTACGAGAGCGAGGGAATCACGTACACATACAATGAGCCTGCAATTTTTGCTGAATTCGCTCACGACGTTGGAGTGATCGCAAGGAAAAAAGGACTCTTCAACACCATGGTTACAAATGGCTATTGGACACCAGAGCTAGTGGGCTATGTGACTGAGTTCCTTGACGCAGCAACAGTAGACTTCAAGGGTAACGGGGAGCCAAAGTTCATGAAGAGGTATACTGGAGCGTCAGGGCCGGAGCCGATCTTGGAGACAATCGAGGACCTGCACAAAAGGGGTATACACGTGGAGATAACTGACCTAATTGTCCCGCAGATAGGAGACAGCCTAGAGTACGCCAAGGTTCTGTTGAAAAAGATATACGATATTCTTGGTCCAGACGTCCCCATACACTTCCTAAGATTTCACCCTGACTACAAGCTGAACTACCTACCTTGGACCCCGGTTGAAACACTTGAGGCCCACTACAAGCTGGCCAAGGAGATGGGCTTCAAGTTCCCCTACATTGGCAACGTGCCTGGACACCCGTTTGAGAACACCTATTGCCCTAACTGCGGGAGAATGGTCATAAGAAGGTATGGGTTCCAGATACTTGAGTGGTACCTTACTGACGACATGAGGTGTAAGTACTGTGGGTATAGGCTCCCCATAAAGGGGAAGCTGTCAAAACACGCATTTGACGACAGGTTTGAGCCTGTGTTTATATAA
- a CDS encoding DUF309 domain-containing protein, whose translation MPNRYILFYPPIDVEKLEGVRVIDVRKCKFTEIDVMDDPQKVVAVLGEPLFVMDANNVNGKFSELFYQCRFWEAHEILEEKWKRAKGEEKDYLHALILVCASLINFLKNKVEVSDKLMDEALSLISKLPEDLLPLLYVRLSLDA comes from the coding sequence ATGCCTAATCGCTACATTCTTTTTTACCCTCCAATTGATGTAGAGAAACTGGAGGGAGTAAGAGTAATTGACGTCAGGAAATGCAAGTTTACTGAAATAGACGTGATGGATGACCCGCAGAAGGTCGTTGCAGTGCTAGGTGAACCCCTCTTCGTTATGGACGCGAACAACGTCAACGGCAAGTTCTCGGAGCTTTTCTACCAGTGTAGGTTTTGGGAGGCCCACGAGATTCTCGAGGAAAAGTGGAAGAGGGCAAAGGGGGAAGAAAAGGACTACCTTCACGCCCTAATCCTAGTATGCGCTTCCCTCATAAATTTCCTGAAAAACAAGGTGGAAGTCTCGGATAAACTAATGGACGAGGCACTATCTCTTATATCCAAACTTCCTGAGGATCTCCTTCCTCTCCTTTATGTCCGCCTCTCCCTCGACGCCTAG
- a CDS encoding adenosine-specific kinase translates to MSVKIDVVRIDIPEGTNVILGQSHFIKTVEDLYETLASSSPSLKFGLAFSEASGKRLIRWDGNDQELVKLAIENLKKISAGHTFIVYLKNGYPINVLNRIKSVEEVIRIFAATANPLQVLVAETDQGRGIIGVVDGYTPLGVEGEADIKERKEILRKFGYKR, encoded by the coding sequence ATGAGCGTTAAGATAGACGTCGTAAGGATAGACATACCAGAGGGAACTAACGTAATATTGGGTCAATCACATTTCATAAAAACTGTTGAGGACTTATACGAGACCCTAGCTTCTTCTTCTCCCTCCCTAAAGTTCGGACTGGCGTTTTCCGAGGCAAGTGGTAAAAGGCTCATAAGGTGGGACGGGAACGACCAAGAGCTCGTAAAGTTGGCCATAGAGAACTTGAAGAAGATATCCGCGGGGCACACCTTCATAGTGTACTTGAAAAACGGCTATCCAATTAACGTGTTGAACAGGATAAAGTCTGTGGAAGAGGTTATCCGGATATTCGCAGCTACCGCAAACCCATTACAAGTACTTGTAGCTGAGACGGACCAAGGGAGAGGAATAATAGGGGTAGTCGACGGCTACACTCCTCTAGGCGTCGAGGGAGAGGCGGACATAAAGGAGAGGAAGGAGATCCTCAGGAAGTTTGGATATAAGAGATAG
- a CDS encoding carboxypeptidase-like regulatory domain-containing protein, whose amino-acid sequence MNKVLLLGLGVLILVLTFAGVYLASGYKTTLTISTISTIPQDGNYVLEVKVIMNYGPFGGESPLTNAVVWVKGANGSFYQNYTNSDGIATFYLPPGSYTVEITQLGHYTVHVELNANKEVTLNYAYLYE is encoded by the coding sequence ATGAACAAGGTATTACTTCTTGGCCTAGGGGTCTTAATCTTAGTGCTCACCTTTGCTGGCGTTTACCTTGCATCGGGATACAAGACCACCCTGACGATATCCACGATTTCTACTATCCCTCAAGATGGTAACTACGTCCTAGAGGTCAAGGTGATAATGAACTACGGTCCGTTTGGCGGAGAGTCTCCGCTGACTAACGCCGTAGTGTGGGTAAAGGGAGCTAACGGCTCTTTCTACCAGAACTACACTAACTCAGACGGCATAGCGACCTTTTACTTACCTCCAGGCAGCTACACGGTGGAAATAACCCAGCTTGGACACTACACTGTGCACGTGGAGTTAAACGCCAACAAGGAAGTCACGTTAAATTACGCCTATCTCTACGAATAA
- a CDS encoding cupin domain-containing protein produces MQSLKRVDRQKEFTEKVKDLVQEIEEDDLKVVTFMEYTTPPEKVKPKVIKFDKVVKLLRVIAEEGKVEKGVAKIMLYSPSTGRSRGLTPTMMAGFQYIQKGMSTKPHSHNMASIYLVVKGKGYSVIDGEKYYWEEGDVFVVPANAVHSHVNTGEEDAILFDVTDSGLLENLGILEFKEE; encoded by the coding sequence ATGCAGTCCCTTAAAAGAGTGGACAGACAAAAGGAGTTCACTGAAAAAGTAAAGGATCTAGTCCAGGAGATAGAAGAAGATGACCTAAAGGTAGTAACTTTCATGGAGTACACCACACCTCCAGAGAAAGTAAAACCGAAGGTTATTAAATTCGACAAGGTGGTAAAGCTCCTCAGAGTAATAGCTGAGGAGGGGAAGGTGGAGAAGGGAGTTGCCAAGATCATGCTGTACTCCCCATCGACTGGGAGGTCTAGGGGTCTCACCCCAACAATGATGGCTGGCTTTCAATACATCCAGAAGGGGATGAGCACTAAGCCCCACTCCCACAACATGGCTTCAATATATCTAGTAGTTAAGGGAAAGGGATACTCCGTAATTGACGGGGAGAAGTATTACTGGGAAGAGGGCGACGTCTTCGTGGTTCCAGCAAACGCTGTGCACAGTCATGTAAATACTGGAGAAGAGGACGCGATACTGTTCGACGTCACGGATTCGGGTCTACTAGAGAACCTAGGAATCCTGGAGTTCAAAGAAGAGTAA
- a CDS encoding 3-hydroxyacyl-CoA dehydrogenase family protein translates to MIKRVTVVGAGLIGSGWATLLASKGYEVTFYTEKKETLDKGIAKVKGYLDVMKNLGLVEKPSEEYMKNVKPTTNLDEAINGADYVIEAVIEDYDVKKKLFSYLDEKLGKEVVLGSSTSGLLMTEIQKAMRRYPERGIIVHPWNPPHLLPLVEIVPGEKTSQTAIDVSKEFMEYLDRVVVVLKKEVPGFIGNRLAFALFREAVYLVDEGVATVEDIDKVMTAAIGLRWAFMGPFLTYHLGGGEGGLEYFFSRGFGYGANEWMHTLAKYDKFPYTGVVKAIQQMKDYQFVKGKTFQELSKWRDEKLFKVYKLVWGEKTGK, encoded by the coding sequence ATGATAAAACGCGTAACCGTGGTAGGCGCTGGGCTAATAGGTTCAGGTTGGGCAACCCTTCTCGCAAGCAAAGGGTACGAGGTTACTTTCTACACTGAGAAGAAGGAAACGCTTGACAAGGGGATAGCGAAGGTCAAAGGGTACTTGGACGTCATGAAGAACTTGGGACTAGTGGAGAAGCCCTCAGAGGAATACATGAAGAACGTAAAGCCAACCACTAACCTCGACGAGGCAATAAACGGAGCAGATTACGTAATAGAGGCGGTTATAGAGGACTACGACGTCAAGAAGAAGCTGTTCTCCTACTTGGACGAAAAACTAGGTAAGGAAGTGGTGTTGGGCAGTTCTACCTCTGGCCTGCTAATGACGGAAATACAGAAGGCGATGAGGAGGTACCCTGAGAGGGGGATCATAGTACACCCCTGGAATCCACCCCACCTATTACCCCTAGTCGAGATTGTCCCCGGCGAGAAGACCTCCCAGACCGCGATAGACGTGAGCAAGGAGTTCATGGAGTACCTGGACAGGGTCGTTGTGGTCCTCAAGAAAGAGGTGCCAGGCTTCATTGGCAACAGGCTGGCCTTTGCCCTCTTTAGGGAAGCTGTTTACCTCGTTGACGAGGGAGTGGCGACTGTGGAGGACATAGATAAGGTCATGACGGCAGCAATAGGCCTAAGGTGGGCGTTCATGGGTCCCTTCTTAACTTACCACCTTGGCGGAGGTGAGGGAGGACTGGAGTACTTCTTCAGCAGGGGATTTGGCTATGGAGCAAACGAGTGGATGCACACCCTCGCTAAGTACGACAAGTTCCCCTACACTGGGGTAGTGAAGGCAATACAGCAGATGAAGGATTACCAATTCGTTAAGGGAAAGACGTTCCAAGAGTTATCGAAGTGGAGGGACGAAAAACTGTTCAAAGTGTACAAGTTGGTCTGGGGGGAGAAAACAGGAAAATGA
- a CDS encoding haloacid dehalogenase produces MDVAKIVDYLNGIEPKLSARSDSREQLLLKSRELIRLCGETISLAHRQKRDEALKKFQEAMNKAREIEQIVSNYPELLYGDVGTAFQELAEASIVLSFYFDVELRLPNDLGIPDIYYITGIADAVGEMRRTLLEKLRKGDGVKEAERILEYMDVIYENLWKMEYPKSLVPGLRQKIDQLRKILEESRHDVFLASLGKV; encoded by the coding sequence ATGGACGTAGCCAAAATAGTCGACTACTTGAATGGCATTGAGCCAAAGCTCTCCGCTAGGTCTGACAGTAGGGAACAGCTCCTCCTGAAGTCTAGGGAGCTAATAAGGCTCTGCGGGGAGACTATTTCCCTAGCCCACAGACAGAAAAGGGATGAGGCCTTGAAGAAGTTCCAAGAGGCGATGAACAAGGCAAGGGAAATCGAGCAGATAGTCTCCAACTACCCAGAGCTCCTCTATGGAGACGTGGGAACTGCATTCCAGGAATTGGCTGAGGCGTCGATAGTGCTTTCCTTCTACTTTGACGTGGAGCTTAGGCTACCCAACGACCTGGGTATACCGGACATATACTACATAACTGGGATAGCAGACGCGGTTGGGGAAATGAGGAGGACCCTGCTAGAGAAGCTCAGAAAGGGGGATGGGGTGAAGGAGGCAGAACGTATCCTAGAGTACATGGACGTGATTTACGAGAACCTCTGGAAGATGGAGTACCCTAAGTCCTTGGTCCCAGGGTTGAGGCAAAAAATAGACCAACTGAGGAAAATCCTGGAGGAGAGCAGGCACGACGTGTTCTTGGCTAGTTTAGGAAAAGTTTGA
- the lysX gene encoding lysine biosynthesis protein LysX, with protein sequence MKVALVVDIIRQEEKLIVKALNDHQIPYDIINVGQEALPFNKALSRYDVGIIRSVSMYRSLYAAAVLEGANVHTINSTEVITVAGDKILTYSKLFKEGIPIPDSIIAMSPDATLKAYEQMGYPLIDKPPIGSWGRMVSLIRDIFEGKTIIEHREMMGNSALKVHIVQEYVKWKDRDIRCIVMGKELLGCYARNIPQNEWRANVALGGSPSKIEVDDKLREIALKASSVVKGEFISIDVLEHPKKGYIINELNDVPEFKGFMLATGINVPEKLVEYLKSNFS encoded by the coding sequence ATTAAAGTAGCCTTAGTAGTAGACATAATAAGGCAAGAAGAAAAGTTAATTGTAAAGGCCCTAAATGACCACCAGATACCCTACGACATAATTAACGTAGGACAAGAGGCACTACCGTTCAACAAGGCCTTGAGCAGGTACGACGTCGGGATAATAAGATCAGTGAGCATGTATAGGTCCTTATACGCAGCGGCGGTACTAGAGGGGGCTAACGTCCACACAATAAACTCGACGGAGGTAATCACGGTTGCAGGGGACAAGATACTTACCTACTCGAAGCTGTTCAAGGAAGGCATCCCAATACCAGATTCCATTATAGCCATGTCCCCAGACGCCACGCTAAAGGCATACGAGCAAATGGGCTACCCGCTAATTGACAAACCCCCAATAGGTAGCTGGGGTAGGATGGTATCGCTGATCAGGGACATATTCGAGGGAAAGACCATCATAGAGCACAGGGAGATGATGGGTAACTCGGCCCTCAAGGTCCACATAGTCCAGGAGTACGTCAAGTGGAAGGACAGGGACATAAGGTGTATAGTGATGGGCAAGGAGTTGCTCGGCTGTTACGCGAGGAACATACCCCAGAACGAGTGGAGAGCTAATGTAGCCCTAGGGGGTAGCCCCTCAAAAATTGAGGTGGACGACAAGTTGAGGGAGATAGCCCTAAAGGCGTCGTCAGTGGTAAAGGGGGAGTTCATCTCCATAGACGTCCTAGAGCACCCCAAGAAGGGCTACATTATAAACGAACTGAACGACGTGCCGGAGTTTAAGGGCTTCATGCTAGCTACTGGAATAAACGTCCCAGAAAAACTCGTGGAGTACCTAAAGTCAAACTTTTCCTAA